From one Lotus japonicus ecotype B-129 chromosome 3, LjGifu_v1.2 genomic stretch:
- the LOC130748931 gene encoding protein trichome birefringence-like 35, translated as MQRWKWSRKKPPIFPLLVVFFMVFIAFSTFHSEHSIQQIHENPDHVHNHQEASYVKPNLSGQLKQAPEVLDRFSRCNSTVEYSGRKIAWSGDSQRSGHRRASSESCDVFSGKWVFDNASYPLYSESACPYMSDQLACHKHGRSDLGYQHWRWQPHNCNLKRWDVKEMWEKLRGKRLMFVGDSLNRGQWISMVCLLQSVIPSDKRSMSPNAHLTIFRAEEYNASVEFLWAPLLVESNSDDPVNHRLGERIIRPDSVLKHASLWEHADILVFNTYLWWRQGPVKLLWTSEENGACEELNGQGAMELAMEAWADWISSKVDPLKKRVFFVTMSPTHLWSREWKPESEGNCYDEKDPINFEGYWGSGSDLPTMRSVEKILSSLKSKVSVLNITQMSEYRKDGHPSIFRKFWEPLRPEQLSNPPSYSDCIHWCLPGVPDVWNELLFHLL; from the exons ATGCAGAGATGGAAATGGAGCAGAAAGAAACCTCCCATTTTTCCTCTGCTTGTTGTTTTCTTCATGGTCTTCATAGCATTCTCAACCTTCCACAGTGAACACAGCATTCAACAAATCCATGAAAACCCAGATCATGTTCACAATCACCAAGAAGCTTCCTATGTCAAACCCAACCTCTCTGGTCAACTCAAGCAAGCTCCAG AGGTTTTGGATAGATTCAGTAGATGCAACTCCACTGTGGAGTATAGTGGCCGGAAAATTGCTTGGTCTGGCGATTCTCAGCGTTCCGGTCACCGGAGAGCGAGTTCTGAGAGCTGTGATGTTTTCTCGGGCAAGTGGGTCTTTGATAATGCTTCATATCCATTGTACAGTGAGTCAGCTTGCCCTTACATGTCTGATCAATTGGCCTGTCACAAGCATGGAAGGTCTGATCTGGGGTACCAGCATTGGAGATGGCAGCCACATAACTGCAATTTGAAGAG GTGGGATGTGAAAGAAATGTGGGAGAAGTTGAGAGGTAAAAGGCTAATGTTTGTTGGGGATTCACTAAACAGAGGGCAATGGATATCTATGGTATGCTTGTTACAGTCAGTAATTCCTTCTGATAAGAGATCAATGTCACCAAATGCCCATCTTACCATCTTCAGAGCAGAG GAGTATAATGCAAGTGTGGAATTCCTCTGGGCTCCTCTTCTTGTTGAATCTAATTCCGATGATCCTGTAAATCACAGACTAGGTGAACGGATAATTCGTCCTGATTCTGTTCTTAAGCATGCATCACTGTGGGAGCATGCTGATATACTTGTTTTCAACACATACTTGTGGTGGAGACAAGGCCCAGTCAAGCTATT ATGGACTAGTGAAGAAAATGGAGCTTGTGAAGAATTAAATGGACAAGGAGCCATGGAGTTGGCCATGGAAGCCTGGGCAGATTGGATATCTTCGAAAGTTGATCCCCTCAAGAAGCGTGTCTTTTTTGTGACCATGTCCCCAACACATCTCTG GAGCCGAGAGTGGAAGCCAGAAAGTGAGGGAAACTGTTATGATGAAAAGGACCCCATTAATTTTGAGGGCTATTGGGGAAGTGGTTCTGATTTGCCTACAATGAGAAGCGTGGAGAAGATCCTAAGCAGTTTAAAATCAAAAGTTTCGGTTCTCAACATTACTCAAATGTCAGAGTATAGGAAGGATGGTCATCCTTCCATTTTTCGCAAATTTTGGGAGCCTCTTCGCCCCGAACAATTGTCAAATCCTCCTTCTTACTCTGATTGCATACATTGGTGCTTGCCAGGGGTACCTGATGTGTGGAATGAGCTACTATTCCACTTATTATAG